A region from the Bactrocera dorsalis isolate Fly_Bdor chromosome 1, ASM2337382v1, whole genome shotgun sequence genome encodes:
- the LOC125779951 gene encoding odorant receptor 33b-like, which produces METSNAIFQPVDSVVLYRAFWLCWQAVGVSTASCKYFCGFYDLLINVSVTIFYPIHLFVGLFLNPSPADLFQNLSITITCFVCSVKHYLLRRKLPQIRNVQALLADLDKRVEGVEEHAYFQEELVVGAKNVLKLFSIAYGGANMAAISATLLSKERRLMYPAWLPFQWDANTFSYCAAVIYQIAGVTIQIVQNLANDIYPPMSLCIIAGHVHLLSLRVAKVGADAEKSKQQHSHALIECIEDHKKLVRIFQLTQDTLSQPQLAQFISSGLNMCIVLFYLIFYVENVFAYIYYAVYFVSMAIELLPSCFYGSMLIYEFQQLPSAIFKCSWLGQSREFHQNQRIFVQLSMKEIVPLAGGVIGIQLNSFLGTCKMAYSLYTVCNRMK; this is translated from the exons ATGGAGACTTCAAATGCAATCTTTCAGCCTGTGGACTCAGTTGTACTGTATCGCGCTTTCTGGCTTTGCTGGCAGGCGGTCGGCGTCTCAACCGCAAGCTGTAAATACTTCTGTGGCTTCTACGACCTGCTCATAAACGTTTCGGTGACAATTTTCTATCCAATCCATTTGTTTGTGGGTCTCTTCCTCAATCCATCGCCAGCAGATCTCTTCCAAAATCTGTCCATTACCATCACCTGTTTCGTTTGCAGCGTGAAGCATTACTTATTGCGTCGTAAATTACCGCAAATACGCAACGTGCAAGCGCTGCTCGCCGACCTGGACAAACGCGTCGAGGGCGTAGAGGAACACGCATACTTTCAAGAGGAACTTGTTGTTGGTGCAAAGAAtgtgttgaaattattttccatCGCCTATGGTGGCGCAAATATGGCAGCAATTTCAGCCACGCTATTGAGCAAGGAACGGCGTCTAATGTACCCCGCATGGCTGCCATTCCAATGGGACGCGAACACATTCAGCTACTGCGCTGCGGTCATTTATCAGATTGCCGGTGTTACCATACAAATCGTGCAGAATCTAGCCAACGACATCTATCCACCGATGAGTCTCTGCATCATTGCCGGTCATGTGCATCTGCTGTCGTTGCGCGTGGCCAAAGTGGGTGCGGATGCCGAGAAATCCAAGCAGCAGCATAGTCATGCGCTGATCGAATGCATTGAGGATCATAAGAAACTGGTGCG CATTTTTCAACTGACTCAGGACACACTCTCACAGCCGCAACTGGCGCAGTTCATTTCCAGCGGCTTGAATATGTGCATAGTGTTGTTCTATTTGATTTTCTATGTGGAGAATGTGTTCGCCTACATTTACTATGCGGTTTATTTCGTCAGTATGGCTATCGAATTGCTGCCGAGCTGCTTCTATGGCAGCATGTTGATTTATGAGTTCCAGCAGCTGCCGTCGGCAATCTTCAAGTGCAGCTGGCTGGGGCAGTCGCGCGAATTCCACCAGAACCAACGCATTTTCGTGCAGTTATCAATGAAGGAGATTGTTCCTTTGGCAGGTGGCGTCATCGGTATACAGTTGAACTCTTTCCTGGGCACTTGCAAGATGGCTTATTCTCTGTATACGGTGTGCAATCGTATGAAATAG
- the LOC125779969 gene encoding odorant receptor 33b-like — protein sequence METSNAIFQPVDSVVLYRAFWLCWQAVGVSTASCKYFCGFYDLLINVSVTIFYPIHLFVGLFLNPSPADLFQNLSITITCFVCSVKHYLLRRKLPQIRNVQALLADLDKRVEGIEEHAYFQEELVVGAKNVLKLFSIAYGGANMAAISATLLSKERRLMYPAWLPFQWDANTFSYCAAVIYQIAGVTIQIVQNLANDIYPPMSLCIIAGHVHLLSLRVAKVGVDAKKSKEQHSHALIECIEDHKKLVRIFQLTQDTLSQPQLAQFISSGLNMCIVLFYLIFYVENVFAYIYYAVYFVSMAIELLPSCFYGSMLIYEFQQLPSAIFKCSWLGQSREFHQNQRIFVQLSMKEIVPLAGGVIGIQLNSFLGTCKMAYSLYTVCNRMK from the exons ATGGAGACTTCAAATGCAATCTTTCAGCCTGTGGACTCAGTTGTACTGTATCGCGCTTTCTGGCTTTGCTGGCAGGCGGTCGGCGTCTCAACCGCAAGCTGTAAATACTTCTGTGGCTTCTACGACCTGCTCATAAACGTTTCGGTGACAATTTTCTATCCAATCCATTTGTTTGTGGGTCTCTTCCTCAATCCATCGCCAGCAGATCTCTTCCAAAATCTGTCCATTACCATCACGTGTTTCGTTTGCAGCGTGAAGCATTACTTATTGCGTCGTAAATTACCGCAAATACGCAACGTGCAAGCGCTGCTCGCCGACCTGGACAAGCGCGTCGAGGGCATAGAGGAACATGCATACTTTCAAGAGGAACTTGTTGTTGGCGCAAAGAAtgtgttgaaattattttccatCGCCTATGGTGGCGCAAATATGGCAGCAATTTCAGCCACGCTACTGAGCAAGGAACGCCGTCTAATGTACCCCGCATGGCTGCCATTCCAATGGGACGCGAACACATTCAGCTACTGCGCTGCGGTCATTTATCAGATTGCCGGTGTTACCATACAAATCGTGCAGAATCTAGCCAACGACATCTATCCACCGATGAGTCTCTGCATCATTGCCGGTCATGTGCATCTGCTGTCGTTGCGCGTGGCCAAAGTGGGTGTGGATGCCAAGAAGTCTAAGGAGCAGCATAGTCATGCGCTGATCGAATGCATTGAGGATCATAAGAAACTGGTGCG CATTTTTCAACTGACTCAGGACACACTCTCACAGCCGCAACTGGCGCAGTTCATTTCCAGCGGCTTGAATATGTGCATAGTGTTGTTCTATTTGATTTTCTATGTGGAGAATGTGTTCGCCTACATTTACTATGCGGTTTATTTCGTCAGTATGGCTATCGAATTGCTGCCGAGCTGCTTCTATGGCAGCATGTTGATTTATGAGTTCCAGCAGCTGCCGTCGGCAATCTTCAAGTGCAGCTGGCTGGGGCAGTCGCGCGAATTCCACCAGAACCAACGCATTTTCGTGCAGTTATCAATGAAGGAGATTGTTCCTTTGGCAGGTGGCGTCATCGGTATACAGTTGAACTCTTTCCTGGGCACTTGCAAGATGGCTTATTCTCTGTATACGGTGTGTAATCGTATGAAATAG
- the LOC115066387 gene encoding odorant receptor 33b-like, with translation MDSKIDTVNSFKRLLFLWQILGLKTNYNKYLIGLYDIFVNIFATFAFPLHLLLGVIFASDKETVFTNLAICISTIACTAKHLTLRPQLSQIIFINKILQNLDQRVQNEEDTRYYMKNMRARCIFMMNFFTVSYFAVSGMAVLAALSTSNILYPAYVIVDWQNSTWKYLAVFIFQFYGLNMQIVQNLTNDVYGPMILCMLSGHIHLLSRRISRIGHESAAEEDRNYEELVLCIDEYKVLMKQVERIISPSYMVQFTAVGINVVIGLLYLLFFADNLFAYCYYIFHIISIMTEIFPCCYYGSMVQAEFYALSYAIFRSNWISQSRTFRRAAVTFTELSLRDVTVSAGGMMRIHLDSFFKTCKMGYSIFTVLQSMR, from the exons ATGGACTCAAAAATCGACACGGTGAATTCTTTCAAGAGACTATTATTTCTCTGGCAGATTTTGGGCTTAAAAACCAATTATAATAAGTATTTGATCGGTCTCTATGAtatttttgttaacattttcgCGACTTTTGCCTTTCCGCTTCACCTGCTTTTGGGTGTGATTTTCGCTAGCGACAAGGAAACCGTTTTCACCAATCTCGCCATCTGTATTTCCACCATTGCCTGCACAGCTAAACACTTGACCCTTCGTCCGCAACTCAGCCAAATAATCTTTATTAACAAAATCCTACAGAATCTGGATCAGCGGGTGCAAAATGAAGAGGATACGCGTTATTACATGAAAAATATGCGTGCGAGGTGCATTTTTATGATGAATTTCTTCACTGTTTCCTACTTTGCAGTGTCAGGAATGGCAGTGCTGGCTGCTCTCTCTACCTCCAATATCTTATACCCGGCTTATGTGATTGTCGATTGGCAAAATTCGACATGGAAGTACTTGGCGGTATTTATCTTTCAATTTTACGGCTTGAATATGCAAATCGTGCAGAATCTCACCAACGATGTTTATGGGCCTATGATCTTATGCATGCTTTCGGGTCATATTCATTTGCTCTCCAGACGTATTTCACGTATTGGACACGAGAGTGCAGCAGAAGAAGATAGAAACTATGAAGAGCTAGTGCTGTGTATAGACGAGTACAAAGTCTTGATGAA ACAAGTGGAACGAATAATCTCACCCAGCTACATGGTGCAGTTCACAGCTGTTGGCATTAACGTCGTGATTGGtctattatatttacttttcttcGCCGACAATCTCTTTGCTTACTGCTATTATATTTTCCATATTATTTCCATTATGACCGAAATTTTTCCCTGCTGCTACTATGGCAGCATGGTTCAGGCAGAATTCTATGCGCTGTCTTACGCCATATTCCGCAGCAATTGGATATCACAGTCTCGCACTTTTCGTCGCGCCGCGGTTACGTTTACGGAACTTTCGCTGAGAGATGTCACTGTATCGGCGGGTGGAATGATGAGAATTCATTTGGACTCGTTCTTTAAGACCTGCAAAATGGGCTACTCAATATTCACCgttctacaaagtatgagatAA
- the LOC115066388 gene encoding odorant receptor 33b-like — protein MDSKIDTVNIFKRLLFLWQILGSKTNYNKYLIGLYNIFVNIFATFAFPLHLLLGVIFASDKETVFTNLAIGISSIACTAKHLTLRPQLSQIISINKILQNLDQRVQNEEDTRYYMKNMRARCSFMINFFTVSYFSVSCMAVLTALTTANILYPAYVIVDWQNSTWKYLAVLVFQTYGLKMQIVQNLTNDVYGPMILCMLSGHIHLLSRRISRIGHERETEGDRNYEELVLCIDDYKVLMKQVERIISPSYMVQFTAVGINVVIGLLYLLFFADNLFAYCYYIFHILAIMIEIFPCCYYGSMVHLEFHALSYAIFRSNWTSQSRTFRRAAVTLTELTLRDVIVSAGGMITLDLDSFFKTCKMGYSIFTGKHTRYLRIVYDFWVNFAVTFGFTGHVIVGFFLSTNKDEFFNSLVISVACINSVMKHYILRYFKQEVWELNEIISQLDDRVRIKEDYDYYKRYIERPCKFMMRFFFSSYSSVSLTALMNGLATGDLLYPGYLPLPWRTSSSAYAACVIYQFYGVSMEIVKNLGNDLYGPLIYCMLSGHVHLLANRVSRVAHDNPENVEDNYKELCECIEDHKMLMNIKTKVERINSAVCMVQFFGVGVSLCIGLIYLLFFADNLFAYIYYSVHSMAIMTELFPCCYFGNMLECEYYDLSYAIFRSNWTTQPRPFRRNVVNFTELTLKEVSMYAGGMFRINLDTFFATCKMGYSFFTVVQSMK, from the exons ATGGACTCAAAAATCGACACGGTGAATATTTTCAAGAGACTATTATTTCTCTGGCAGATTTTGGGCTCAAAAACAAACTATAATAAGTATTTGATCGGTctctataatatttttgttaatattttcgCCACGTTTGCCTTTCCGCTTCATCTGCTTTTGGGAGTGATTTTCGCCAGCGACAAGGAAACCGTTTTCACCAATCTCGCTATCGGTATTTCCTCGATTGCCTGCACAGCTAAGCACTTAACGCTTCGTCCGCAACTTAGCCAAATAATCTCGATTAACAAAATCCTACAGAATCTGGATCAGCGAGTGCAAAATGAAGAGGATACGCGTTATTACATGAAAAATATGCGTGCGAGATGCAGTTTCATGATTAATTTCTTCACTGTCTCATACTTTTCGGTGTCATGTATGGCAGTGCTGACCGCTCTCACTACAGCCAATATCTTATACCCGGCTTATGTGATTGTCGATTGGCAAAATTCGACTTGGAAGTACTTGGCGGTATTGGTCTTTCAAACATACGGTTTGAAAATGCAAATCGTGCAGAATCTCACCAACGATGTGTATGGACCTATGATCTTATGCATGCTTTCGGGCCATATTCATTTGCTTTCCAGACGTATTTCACGTATTGGACACGAGCGCGAAACCGAAGGGGATAGAAACTATGAAGAGCTAGTGCTGTGTATAGACGATTACAAAGTCTTGATGAA GCAAGTGGAACGAATAATCTCACCCAGCTACATGGTACAGTTCACAGCTGTTGGCATTAACGTTGTGATTGGtctattatatttacttttcttcGCCGACAATCTCTTTGCTTACTGCTattatattttccatattttggCCATTATGATCGAGATTTTTCCCTGCTGCTACTACGGCAGCATGGTTCATTTGGAATTCCATGCGCTGTCTTACGCCATATTCCGCAGCAATTGGACATCACAGTCTCGCACTTTTCGTCGTGCTGCTGTTACGTTGACGGAACTTACTCTGCGAGATGTCATTGTATCGGCGGGTGGCATGATAACACTTGATTTGGACTCGTTCTTCAAGACCTGCAAAATGGGATACTCAATATTCact GGTAAACACAC CAGATATCTGCGCATCGTCTATGACTTTTGGGTGAACTTCGCTGTCACTTTTGGCTTTACGGGCCATGTGATAGTGGGATTCTTTTTGAGCACCAATAAGGATGAATTCTTCAACAGCCTGGTCATCAGTGTGGCATGCATTAATAGCGTCATGAAACATTACATTCTACGCTATTTTAAGCAAGAAGTGTGGGAGCTGAATGAAATCATTTCACAGCTCGACGATCGCGTGCGCATCAAGGAAGATTACGATTACTACAAGCGTTATATAGAGCGACCCTGTAAATTCATGATGCGTTTCTTCTTTAGCTCTTACTCTTCGGTTAGCTTAACAGCTTTAATGAATGGCTTAGCCACCGGAGATCTCCTCTATCCTGGCTATTTACCACTACCATGGCGCACGTCGAGTTCAGCATATGCAGCGTGTGTCATCTACCAGTTCTATGGAGTCTCAATGGAAATTGTAAAGAATTTAGGAAACGATTTATATGGACCGCTGATATATTGCATGCTCTCCGGGCATGTGCATTTGTTGGCAAATCGTGTATCACGTGTTGCTCACGATAATCCGGAGAATGTGGAGGACAACTATAAAGAGCTATGCGAGTGCATTGAAGATCACAAAATGTTGATGAA CATCAAAACCAAAGTGGAGCGCATCAACTCGGCCGTCTGTATGGTACAGTTTTTTGGTGTTGGCGTCAGCCTCTGCATTGGTCTCATCTATTTGTTGTTCTTCGCCGATAACTTGTTCGCCTACATTTACTACTCGGTTCATTCAATGGCCATCATGACAGAGCTATTCCCGTGTTGCTACTTTGGCAACATGTTGGAGTGTGAATATTATGATTTATCTTATGCCATTTTTAGGAGCAACTGGACGACGCAACCACGTCCATTCAGACGCAATGTAGTGAATTTCACAGAGCTGACACTGAAGGAGGTCAGCATGTATGCCGGCGGCATGTTTCGTATAAATCTCGACACATTCTTCGCTACATGCAAGATGGGATACTCTTTCTTCACCGTTGTGCAGAGCATGAAGTGA
- the LOC105229372 gene encoding odorant receptor 33b-like produces MQKASQLIKQTTTNFLADKLRRRSLLCKDMGKRFFIFKSDVDARADSVACFDIFWMCWKLMGIAVNSKKWYITLYDISVNIFVNIYYPIHLTIGLFLVPTVADVLKNLTINITDVACSTKHFLFRCKLPKIREIQRLLKELDERVVAPDERNYFNTGIRNVVRRIMLIFCASYAADVVASAIEVLTKKERELRYPAWFPFDWSANRYTYYAAVLYQTVGVSLQITQNLAHDTFAPVSLCVMAGQVRLLGMRVSKVGYDMSKTLIEHERDLNECIEDHKKLLKIFDLLQDVFWYTQLVQFSSVGLNICLTAVLMLLFVDNLFTYIYYTAYFCSMAVELLPACYYGSKMQEEFQNLPYAIFKCNWIGQRKSFQQNLRIFTELSKKQFTPTAGGIINIHLTSFMATCKMAYSLYTVLMNMK; encoded by the exons ATGCAGAAAGCGTCTCAACTAATAAAGCAGACAACGACCAACTTTCTAGCAGATAAACTGAGACGAAGAAGCTTACTTTGCAAAGACATGGgtaaacgtttttttattttcaaatctgACGTTGATGCACGGGCGGACAGTGTGGCGTGTTTCGATATTTTCTGGATGTGCTGGAAGTTGATGGGCATTGCCGTAAACTCCAAGAAATGGTACATAACGCTCTACGATATTAGCGTGAATATATTCGTTAACATATACTACCCAATACATCTGACAATCGGTCTGTTTCTGGTGCCTACGGTAGCGGATGTCTTGAAGAACTTGACCATAAATATAACGGACGTAGCCTGCAGCACAAAGCATTTTCTCTTTCGTTGCAAGCTGCCGAAAATTCGCGAAATTCAGCGTCTACTAAAGGAATTAGATGAGCGTGTTGTGGCGCCAGACGAGCGCAACTACTTCAATACAGGTATAAGAAATGTTGTGCGAAGAATCATGTTGATTTTTTGCGCCTCCTATGCGGCCGATGTAGTGGCCTCCGCCATAGAAGTGTTGACCAAAAAGGAGCGAGAGCTAAGGTACCCCGCATGGTTCCCGTTCGATTGGTCGGCAAACAGGTATACTTATTACGCCGCCGTTTTATATCAGACTGTCGGTGTCTCGCTACAGATTACACAAAACTTGGCACACGACACATTCGCTCCGGTAAGTTTGTGTGTGATGGCGGGTCAAGTGCGTTTGCTGGGCATGCGTGTGTCAAAGGTGGGCTATGATATGTCGAAGACACTTATCGAGCATGAACGCGATTTGAACGAATGCATCGAGGATCACAAGAAGCTGCTGAA aaTATTTGACTTACTGCAAGATGTTTTTTGGTATACTCAATTGGTACAGTTCTCCTCGGTTGGCTTGAATATTTGCCTGACCGCTGTGTTAATGCTCCTATTCGTTGACAATCTGTTTACCTACATTTACTATACGGCGTATTTCTGCTCAATGGCAGTGGAGCTACTGCCGGCCTGTTATTATGGCAGCAAAATGCAGGAAGAGTTCCAGAACTTACCTTATGCGATTTTCAAATGCAATTGGATTGGGCAGCGTAAAAGCTTTCAGCAAAACCTTCGCATATTTACGGAGCTCTCGAAGAAACAGTTCACGCCGACTGCTGGAGGAATAATCAACATACATTTGACTTCGTTTATGGCCACTTGCAAAATGGCTTACTCACTGTACACGGTCTTAATGAATATGAAGTAG